A genomic stretch from Helianthus annuus cultivar XRQ/B chromosome 1, HanXRQr2.0-SUNRISE, whole genome shotgun sequence includes:
- the LOC110941935 gene encoding serine/threonine-protein kinase Aurora-3, which translates to MASDSPKKNWSINDFEIGKPLGKGKFGRVYLAREAKSKYIVALKVIFKEQIEKYRHQHQLKREMAIQTSLRHPHVLRLYGWFHDAERIFFILEYAHGGELYGELRRAGYLSEQQAATYIASLTHALAYCHEKHVIHRDIKPENLLLDHEGRLKIADFGWSVQSKNKRHTMCGTLDYLAPEMVENKAHDYAVDNWTLGVLCYEFLYGVPPFEADSQADTFRRIMKVDLTFPSTPHVSAEAKDLIIQLLVKDSAKRLPLDKILKHPWIIMNADPNGTFPK; encoded by the exons ATGGCTTCCGATTCACCCAAAAAAAACTGGTCAATCAACGATTTCGAGATCGGAAAACCGCTCGGCAAGGGCAAATTCGGCAGAGTTTATCTCGCTCGTGAAGCAAAG AGCAAGTATATAGTGGCTTTGAAGGTGATATTCAAAGAGCAGATTGAAAAGTACCGGCATCAACATCAGTTGAAGAGAGAAATGGCGATTCAAACTAGCCTTCGGCATCCGCATGTTTTGAGGCTGTACGGATGGTTTCATGATGCGGAACGGATATTTTTTATTTTGGAGTATGCTCATGGAGGGGAGTTGTATGGAGAGCTGAGGAGAGCTGGTTATTTGTCTGAGCAACAAGCTGCTACT TACATTGCCAGCCTTACGCATGCATTAGCATACTGTCATGAGAAGCATGTTATCCATCGGGATATCAAGCCGGAGAACTTGTTGCTTGATCACGAG GGTCGGTTGAAGATAGCGGATTTTGGGTGGTCTGTTCAGTCAAAAAACAAGAGACACACAATGTGTGGAACATTAGACTATCTAGCACCAGAGATGGTGGAAAATAAAGCTCATGATTATGCAGTCGATAATTGGACTTTAGGTGTTTTATGTTATGAGTTTCTATACGGTGTCCCCCCTTTCGAGGCAGACAGCCAAGCAGATACATTTCGAAG GATTATGAAGGTTGACCTCACCTTTCCTTCTACCCCTCATGTTTCTGCCGAAGCTAAAGATCTCATAATACAA CTTTTAGTGAAAGACTCTGCAAAAAGGCTCCCCCTTGACAAGATTTTGAAGCATCCTTGGATCATCATGAATGCTGATCCCAATGGTACTTTCCCTAAATAG